The Choristoneura fumiferana chromosome 5, NRCan_CFum_1, whole genome shotgun sequence region CACTGGCTGGTGGGAGATACggtatagtacattgtgtctcaagggcggtaaataaggaattacgaacgagagtctattagaagcccgaagtcgaagattcttattacaatgtcattaatgtctaattttgtcaaaatcacgcgtcttcgtggatggcactaggtataacagCGCTAAAATTTGTTTAGGTACCGGAGCGCTATCAAACCTATCCGCGACGTCACAATCATATCATTATTGATGAATAATGTTTGTCTGACATCTTAATAATCCGTTAACAATGCTATTTCTTCCGAGGCAAAGAGATGAAAGTGTTAGGTTAGTTAGtaccaaagtaaataaaataaaatacccaaataataaatatcacgggacacttgacacaaattaacctagtcccaaagtaaacaaaGTTGTCGCGAATTCACGCGATTCCTGAACGAATGTGAgtatttaagatttcaatacTGGTAACATTGTGAAAAAAGATGGAGGGAAAGGGTAGATTTGAGGGAGatatgtttttagttttttggcaGAAAGGAGGAGAGAGACGAGCAAGATTAAGAGAGTTTAACGGAAATATGATTAAGAATTATGGTACGAAATTGTGAGTGAATGAGATGATATGAACACAAGCTACAAAGACTGCCCGGGTAAGTGCTTATACTGATCATACAACAACGAGAGAGGAATACGTTGAGAGGTTAAGTCAGAGTAAATGTAGATCATGGTGGAACaggggaggtctatggggaaggagGAGGACCGTCCAAGGGACCACTGGGTCCCGCAGATTGAGGTGAGCAAGATTCCGTGATTGGAATGGGTCGGATTGCAAATGGGAGAATCCTACTATGATGGAGTAGCTCTCGGTTTGACCCATGGTACCAATCACGGCACTCACCTGTTGTATTAAGTAGAGCTTATGGATAGCTCTAACCTCTCAACGTAGGACGATCTAAAACCTTGTCGCATTAAGGCTACTAACTTTAATTTTGAACTTAGGCACAGagttattatgtttattcccACTAACTACCCTTTAAGAAATGTGGCGACAAAATGGTGGAGATTGCTGGGATATGCTTCCATTAAGTAATGATACTCTGATAATGCTAGAcgatttatgaaaaaaaaaaaaaaaaggaacgtTAGGTATATGAGCATCCCATACATACCCTATCTTATCATTATCAGCCATGAGTCCCCGTAGTGGGCGTGCTAATGTATTTGCACATAAGAGCCTTGCATTAGGCATTGCTAAAGTATCAGCAACCATGAGTCCCCGTAGTGGGCGTGCTAATGTATTTGCACATAAGAGCCTTGCATTAGGCATTGCTAAAGTATCAGCAACCATGAGTCCCCGTAGTGGGCGTGCTAATGTATTTGCACATAAGAGCCTTGCATTAGGCATTGCTAAAGTATCAGCAGCCATGAGTCCCCGTAGTGGGCGTGCTAATGTATTTGCACATAAGAGCCTTGCATTAGGCATTGCTAAAGTATCAGCAACCATGAGTCCCCGTAGTGGGCGTGCTAATGTATTTGCACATAAGAGCCTTGCATTAGGCATTGCTAAAGTATCAGCAGCCATGAGTCCCCGTAGTGGGCGTGCTAATGTATACATAAGAGCCTTATTAATAAAGTATCAGCAATGATAGTGCTAATGTATTTGCACATAAGAGCCTTGCATTAGGCATTGCTAAAGTATCAGCAGCCATGAGTCCCCGTAGTGGGCGTGCTAATGTATTTGCACATAAGAGCCTTGCATTAGGCATTGCTAAAGTATCAGCAGCCATGAGTCCCCGTAGTGGGCGTGCTAATGTATTTGCACATAAGAGCCTTGCATTAGGCATTGCTAAAGTATCAGCAGCCATGAGTTCCCGTAGTGGGCGTGCTAATGTATTTGCACACAAGAGCCTTGTATTAGGCATTGCTAAAGTATCAGCAGCCATGAGTTCCCGTAGTGGGCGTGCTAATGTATTTGCACACAAGAGCCTTGTATTAGGCACGGCTAAAGTATCAGCTACTACGAGTCCCCGTGGTGGACGTATTCGTATTTATGTTTGCGGGTCACATAGGAAATAAAAAGgttacctacaaaaaaaaaaaatatatagctatCACGAAATAAAGCAGTGAAAGTTGTACGAAAAGACTGAATTACGCTAAAAAGTAAAGCTCGGGGAAAGATGGGAGAACGAAAAAATTTACTACCTACAGGATAGATAATGATTTCGGGATAATGAACTAACAATGTGTTATCGGGCTTTGAATTGTAGTGTAGTTTAAGTGGAAAACAGCCAAATGCCGTATTATACTCTAGCTTTGCAACGTGAGaatacataatgtaatatttattgtGTGTGATTGTTGTcttgtctctctctctctctctctctctctccgtTTATCAACGTAGTAATACAAGAGCGTCTCACTGCCTCGACTTTGTTCGTATGTTAATTGTGTTACATTCTAAGATACGTACAACGATATGAAATCAAGAATTTAGTGAATTTTTAagacttattttaaattacGGCTAATTCATGATAAAATAATCGATTATTAAATCGATATAAAATCTTACGCTGGCAACACCGGCAGCGGTTTTCAATGCGATAGTCTGCATACGTCAATCAGAACGTATCCACTGTTTTTATTGGTTAAAATGAGATGGGTTATCAGTTTCATTTTTTGTATTGGTTGTTGACGAAATCAAGTTCACGAAATCAAGTTCACGAAACAATTACCGTAACTGAGAACTGACTTACTATGAAACTATTTTAACTATTCGTTTCAACTTGTTTTGTGAACCTGTGAGCGTTTGTTTTCTTTTGAACAACTTTGAATGcgtacaattaatttaaaaggtGATCtgcaaggaaaataataaaccGTGAGACCTTATTTTAGCACCAAACGTATCAGAAAGTGCAAGGAAAGTGGAGGTCCTGAAACGTTTGCAAACCAGTACAGAAAACGTGAGGTATGTAAAAGGGAAAAAGTCATGGCGGATTACTTTACTTTTGTTGATATTAAATCTTTATCCTATAGATTAAACCATATCACGATCGTAGTTTATGCTATTCCGTTGTGCCAGATGATGATATGGTACGATGTTTAATGCCATGAAGAGCCTAGCACACCACAAGTCTATTGCAATGTCTTTTGGAATTACGCACCCGTTGTTATTTTGTTCTTTTCACTCCTTTTCAGACATTTAACCCAACGCGTACAAAGCTATACAATATAAGAGTATATCGCTAATTTTTCCGACATGGAGCAATTCCTGCGCAAAAAGCTAGAACGGCGAAAGGAAGTACTGAATGAATATATAAGGGGAGCCGAGCAAACACTGAATGAGTGCAGAAGTGGTATAGTGATACATCATCAAGATATAATAAAGTGGGACATTAGCTTGAAGCAGTCTATTAGTGAGATTAAGAAGGATTTAGACGAATACATTAATAAAGGGTGTGAAAGTAATACTGATTTTTTAGACCTAATATTAAATGAACAGTTAAAGGGTGAAAGGGTGCTGATCGAACTTCAAGTAATTATAAACCTATTTGCAAAGACATCTTCGAAGGATGTACTAAAACCACAACACGACACGGCAATTACTGTAAAGCTACCGAAGTTGGAACTAGCTAAATTTGATGGAGACATCCTAAAGTGGACAATGTTCTGGGACAGGTTTGAAGCTAATATTCACAATCAAAACCTGAAAGATGTGGAAAAACTAGCCTATTTGCTTAGCTCTCTTGAAGGCAGAGCAAAGGAAGCAGTTGAGGGCCTGAGcatcacaaataataattataatgttgcAATTGACACATTGAAGGCTAGATATGGCAATATCAATAAGGTAATTGACTCCCACTATGAAGCTCTATCAAAACTAACGAGATGCAATTACACCCCAGAAAGTTGCAGGAAAAACCTAAACGAAATTGAGAAACACCTTAGGGTTTTGACATCTTTAggtgaaaataatgaaagtaaccatcttagaagtttaattttggaaaaatttcCTGATAGGGTCCTTTATGAAGTTAATCTTCTGACAGCAAATAATCAGACGGTCTCCTCTATTCGTAGTACACTGGATGTTGTCATAACAGCAATGGAGAGAGCTCAAATGCACAATGAACAATCCATACCAATTACTTCAACAGAAGCATTCCACATTAGTGCTAAAAAACCTACCTTCTTCAAGGGTAAAAGGTCAACCAGAGAGCCCATTGGTAACATAGCCACTGTGAGCGCCAAAAGAGTTAAAATTTCTTGCATCTTCTGCAATGGTGCTCATTATAACGATGAGTGCAAAACAGTAATAAATTTACAGGATAGGCGAAAGAAACTTATAAATAGATGTTTTATGTGCCTAAGAGAAGGCCATAGAGCTGCGGACTGCAGGCTGTCAAAAATCTGTTATCACTGTAAAGGCAACCACAACCGAGCTTTGTGCCCAAAGAAGAACTCTCTGGGTAAGATTCAAACCAATGCATCGACAATTAATGCAATGGGTCAATGTTTCAAGTCAAAATCTTTTTTACAGACAGCCACAGCGCAGGTGGTTCACAAGAATAATAAACAAGACTGCAGAATACTTCTCGACTGCGGGAGTCAGAGGAGTTATATCACTTCCGGACTGGCACAACAACTTAATATGACacctaaaaataaagaattattgcTAATTTTCACTTTCGGAGCTCAAAAACCTACTGAGACGTTAAGTCCATGCTCAGAAATAATCATCCGAACAAAAAGAGGTATAGAAAAGAACATAAATGTTAATATTGTGCCGCACATCACCGATAGAATACCTAAACCAAATATTCCTAAGAATAATTTAGTGGATGTGCTGGCAGATAGTGGCTCACCAGAAAATCAAGCTATAGATGTACTAATAGGTAATGATTATTACTTTTCTTTTATCAAAAACAATACTGTACAAATTGACAGTGACCTATTTTTGGTTGATACAGATTTTGGA contains the following coding sequences:
- the LOC141427759 gene encoding uncharacterized protein, yielding MEQFLRKKLERRKEVLNEYIRGAEQTLNECRSGIVIHHQDIIKWDISLKQSISEIKKDLDEYINKGCESNTDFLDLILNEQLKGERVLIELQVIINLFAKTSSKDVLKPQHDTAITVKLPKLELAKFDGDILKWTMFWDRFEANIHNQNLKDVEKLAYLLSSLEGRAKEAVEGLSITNNNYNVAIDTLKARYGNINKVIDSHYEALSKLTRCNYTPESCRKNLNEIEKHLRVLTSLGENNESNHLRSLILEKFPDRVLYEVNLLTANNQTVSSIRSTLDVVITAMERAQMHNEQSIPITSTEAFHISAKKPTFFKGKRSTREPIGNIATVSAKRVKISCIFCNGAHYNDECKTVINLQDRRKKLINRCFMCLREGHRAADCRLSKICYHCKGNHNRALCPKKNSLDSHSAGGSQE